The following coding sequences lie in one Microbacterium sp. XT11 genomic window:
- a CDS encoding phospholipase D-like domain-containing protein — protein sequence MLRAKLTGARFWTYGAPDGKYALQHSKVLIVDSRTAFVTSANLSTAGAESNLEAGVVVHDVEFASSMRQRFTKLREHGAVIDLE from the coding sequence ATGCTTCGGGCCAAGCTCACAGGGGCCCGATTCTGGACATACGGGGCTCCGGACGGAAAATACGCCCTTCAGCATTCGAAGGTGCTCATCGTGGATTCGCGGACCGCGTTCGTCACCAGCGCGAACCTCTCCACCGCCGGAGCCGAATCGAACCTTGAAGCCGGAGTCGTCGTTCACGACGTCGAGTTCGCCTCCAGCATGCGGCAGAGATTCACGAAGCTCCGGGAACACGGAGCGGTAATCGATCTTGAGTGA
- a CDS encoding HNH endonuclease produces the protein MSRRPLSEQQAIREDVFRWLDARRNAGAYEYSRDELINYTYNGERIPLLDTGRGIRNPADFDATLTIMTSSKKTQYSDGIGPEGLVTYSYQSREGGDNVKLRNAFDHGDPLVYFLGVRPGYFVAFYPVYIVHDDPVRREVSIALDESLRYFDDPLNLKEYERRYAERLVKTRLHQPMFRARVLRAYETTCAICNLKHAELLDAAHIVADAQIGGVAEVTNGLALCKIHHASYDQNLLGITPDYEVRIDRDLLEEVDGPMLRHGLQDMHGRPLTLPRRPADYPSKEKLAEKFALFAA, from the coding sequence ATGAGCCGCCGCCCATTATCCGAGCAGCAGGCGATCCGCGAGGACGTTTTTCGATGGCTCGACGCGCGGCGGAACGCAGGTGCCTACGAGTACAGTCGCGATGAGCTGATCAATTACACCTACAACGGCGAGCGCATCCCGCTCCTTGACACAGGTCGGGGCATTCGGAACCCGGCTGACTTCGATGCGACGCTGACGATCATGACCAGCTCGAAGAAGACCCAATACTCGGACGGCATCGGCCCGGAGGGTCTGGTCACGTACTCATACCAGTCCCGAGAAGGCGGCGATAACGTCAAGCTCCGGAATGCGTTCGACCACGGCGATCCCCTCGTGTACTTCCTTGGCGTCCGCCCGGGCTACTTCGTCGCGTTTTACCCTGTCTACATCGTTCACGACGACCCGGTTCGTCGCGAGGTAAGCATCGCCCTGGATGAATCGCTCCGCTACTTCGATGACCCACTGAACCTGAAGGAGTACGAGAGGCGTTACGCCGAACGTCTCGTCAAGACTCGATTGCATCAACCGATGTTTCGCGCCCGAGTGCTCCGGGCCTACGAGACGACGTGCGCCATCTGCAACCTGAAGCACGCTGAACTGCTCGACGCCGCGCACATCGTGGCTGACGCTCAGATCGGCGGCGTCGCGGAAGTGACGAACGGACTAGCGCTCTGCAAGATTCACCATGCGTCTTACGATCAGAACCTGCTCGGCATCACGCCGGACTATGAGGTCAGGATCGACCGAGATCTCCTCGAAGAGGTGGACGGTCCTATGCTTCGCCACGGTCTCCAGGACATGCACGGTCGCCCACTCACGCTTCCTCGCCGTCCGGCCGACTACCCGTCGAAGGAGAAGTTGGCGGAGAAGTTCGCGCTGTTTGCTGCGTGA
- a CDS encoding NUDIX domain-containing protein, translating into MRVDVDAVMRGLKGFQRDSVDHVIDRFYGPDAGSGRFLVADETGLGKSVIARGVIAKTIERLERDDAVERIDIVYICSNADLANQNLRRLNVTGDKHLAMATRLTLLARESHRLAEHDGDGKKVNLVSFTPGTSFKDGGWRSGNAEERALLCILLEHLLHPDDGEKRAMRRLFQGGVAKLSNFEWRISRMREQLGKAGPDARIAEEFSALITADGTLSRFLRLRDRVREHGTKPTTGELWHETAEVTAALRRNLAKAGVEALEPDLIILDEFQRFRALLDPSTDSEAAELADSLFTYGDAKVLLLSATPYKPFTTADDGDDDHQRDFLETIDFLAGRDAALVGDVKEALEAHRLALVTGGDASSTAASVRRALLRYMSRSERPPLARNRDMVIDRPLDGGVPSAVEIADWIALHRLDQHLGARIDIEQWKSIPYFATFMDTYKAGTRVRELLNAEGGEAVAPLLSGARGLTAEQVEQRAEIDLGNGMLRALAAETIGRGWWKMLWMPPSMPYLRPGPVYSSIGDEVTKHVVFSAWNGVPTAIAALLSHEATRLSHRGRSRSSDSSAIRLAWSLNEEGRPTQMSALALFWPHPGLASAADPLAAARAAGGAVDASFASAAVPSEGDAAEPSSAFFAFPGATPVGVEPSRLAALIGGEPDDESDAGSRFAEYLDAASAAIGAEPSGHPDLGRLAAHAPGSIAYRALRAAASPEATDIGLWRAAWELSLAFRSLFARPESAALLDTLNETDAPYWSVVLDYCADGNLQAVLDEYVFQLRSEAGGALLDDEGLMVAAQQIGAAVRMRAAAAFGHETTAARSAIRFPTRFAVRYGGSGTDADEKVAARQSGVRAAFNSPFAPFVLASTSVGQEGIDFHWWSHAVVHWNLPSNPVDFEQREGRVHRYMGHAVRKNVAAKHWGDVLASSGSAWDAAFAAAESEATDQFSPWWVYDGEARIHRRIAAFTLSRDHDKYERLLDALTLYRLTLGQPRQEDMLRLMRQNGVEAEDAGVGRGAIDLRAPRTVRVVGAVISRDGLVLAAQRGATQRLAGLWEFPGGKVELGESPTHALRREVREELRCDIIVGDRIVTTRHSYPFGTVELTTFHATVEAGEPRATEHSQLRWLGASELVSLPWADADMPTVHFLAASCD; encoded by the coding sequence GTGCGGGTTGACGTCGACGCGGTGATGCGCGGACTCAAGGGTTTCCAACGCGACTCCGTGGATCACGTGATCGATCGCTTCTACGGCCCGGATGCTGGTAGCGGACGATTTCTCGTCGCCGACGAGACGGGCCTGGGAAAGAGCGTGATCGCCCGCGGTGTGATCGCGAAGACGATCGAGCGCCTCGAGCGCGACGACGCAGTCGAGCGCATCGACATCGTCTACATCTGCAGCAACGCCGACCTGGCGAATCAGAACCTGCGTCGACTCAACGTCACGGGTGACAAGCATCTCGCGATGGCGACGCGGTTGACGCTGCTTGCCCGCGAGAGTCACCGGCTCGCCGAGCACGACGGCGACGGCAAGAAGGTGAACCTCGTCTCGTTCACCCCAGGCACATCGTTCAAGGACGGCGGCTGGCGGTCGGGCAACGCGGAGGAGCGTGCCCTGCTCTGCATCCTGCTGGAGCACCTGCTTCACCCCGATGATGGGGAGAAACGCGCCATGCGAAGGCTCTTTCAGGGCGGAGTGGCGAAACTGTCGAACTTCGAGTGGCGGATCTCCCGAATGCGGGAGCAACTAGGGAAGGCGGGACCGGACGCACGCATCGCCGAAGAGTTCTCGGCGCTGATCACGGCGGACGGGACGTTGTCGCGCTTCCTGCGGTTGCGTGACCGGGTACGAGAGCACGGGACGAAACCGACGACGGGCGAGCTCTGGCACGAGACCGCCGAGGTCACGGCGGCGCTGCGCCGGAACCTCGCGAAGGCCGGCGTCGAGGCGTTGGAGCCCGACCTCATCATCCTCGACGAGTTCCAGCGGTTCCGCGCGCTGCTCGATCCATCGACCGACAGCGAGGCCGCGGAGCTGGCTGACAGCCTCTTCACCTACGGCGATGCGAAGGTGCTGCTGTTGTCGGCAACGCCGTACAAGCCGTTCACGACCGCCGACGACGGCGACGACGATCACCAGCGCGACTTCCTCGAGACCATCGACTTCCTCGCCGGCCGCGACGCGGCATTGGTCGGAGACGTGAAAGAGGCGCTGGAGGCCCACCGTCTGGCGTTGGTCACGGGCGGCGACGCGTCCTCGACCGCGGCATCCGTGCGTCGTGCACTGCTGCGGTACATGTCGCGGTCGGAGCGACCACCGCTGGCCCGCAACAGGGATATGGTGATCGACCGACCGCTCGACGGCGGCGTGCCATCCGCCGTAGAGATCGCCGACTGGATCGCACTGCACCGTCTCGACCAGCACCTCGGCGCACGCATCGACATCGAGCAGTGGAAGTCCATCCCCTACTTCGCCACGTTCATGGACACGTATAAGGCCGGTACCCGCGTGCGCGAGCTGCTTAATGCTGAAGGCGGCGAGGCAGTAGCGCCGCTGCTGTCGGGGGCGCGGGGACTCACCGCAGAACAGGTGGAGCAGCGCGCCGAGATCGACCTCGGCAACGGGATGCTGCGTGCTCTCGCGGCCGAAACCATCGGCCGCGGGTGGTGGAAGATGCTCTGGATGCCGCCGTCGATGCCGTATCTGCGGCCTGGCCCGGTGTATTCGTCGATCGGCGACGAGGTGACGAAGCACGTGGTGTTCTCGGCATGGAACGGGGTGCCGACGGCGATCGCTGCGCTGCTGAGCCACGAGGCGACGCGCCTCTCGCATCGAGGGCGGAGTCGTTCGTCCGACAGCTCCGCGATCCGTTTGGCATGGTCGCTGAACGAAGAGGGGCGCCCGACCCAGATGAGTGCGCTCGCGCTGTTCTGGCCGCACCCTGGTCTGGCGTCGGCGGCTGACCCGCTTGCCGCAGCACGCGCGGCGGGCGGCGCGGTGGACGCATCGTTCGCCAGTGCGGCCGTGCCGAGCGAAGGAGACGCCGCCGAGCCATCGTCGGCGTTCTTCGCCTTCCCCGGCGCGACGCCGGTGGGCGTGGAGCCGTCGCGCCTGGCCGCTCTCATCGGCGGTGAGCCAGACGACGAGTCGGATGCCGGCAGCCGATTCGCGGAGTACCTCGACGCGGCATCCGCGGCAATCGGTGCGGAGCCCTCCGGGCATCCCGACCTTGGCCGGCTCGCCGCCCACGCGCCAGGGTCGATCGCTTACCGCGCGCTGCGCGCCGCCGCGTCGCCCGAGGCCACCGACATCGGGCTGTGGCGGGCAGCGTGGGAACTGTCTCTCGCGTTTCGATCACTGTTCGCGAGGCCCGAGTCCGCAGCATTGCTCGACACGCTCAATGAGACGGATGCTCCGTACTGGAGTGTCGTGCTCGACTACTGCGCCGATGGCAACCTACAGGCAGTGCTCGACGAGTACGTGTTCCAGCTGCGCAGCGAGGCCGGCGGCGCATTGCTCGACGACGAGGGTCTGATGGTCGCCGCGCAGCAGATCGGTGCTGCGGTACGAATGAGGGCCGCCGCGGCCTTCGGCCATGAGACCACCGCTGCTCGGAGCGCAATCCGGTTCCCCACCCGGTTCGCCGTGCGATACGGCGGCTCGGGGACCGATGCCGACGAGAAAGTCGCCGCGCGACAGAGCGGTGTGCGGGCTGCCTTCAACAGTCCGTTCGCGCCGTTCGTGCTGGCCTCGACCAGCGTCGGTCAGGAGGGCATCGACTTCCACTGGTGGAGCCATGCCGTGGTGCATTGGAACCTGCCGTCGAACCCCGTCGACTTCGAGCAGCGCGAGGGGAGGGTGCACAGGTACATGGGTCATGCCGTGCGCAAGAACGTCGCCGCGAAGCACTGGGGCGATGTGCTGGCGTCGTCGGGTTCTGCGTGGGACGCGGCGTTCGCGGCCGCCGAATCAGAAGCGACCGATCAGTTCTCGCCGTGGTGGGTGTATGACGGAGAGGCCCGCATCCACCGGAGGATCGCCGCGTTCACGCTGAGCCGCGACCACGACAAGTACGAGCGACTGTTGGATGCATTGACGCTGTATCGCTTGACCCTGGGGCAACCGCGACAGGAGGACATGCTGCGGTTGATGCGGCAGAACGGAGTCGAGGCGGAAGACGCGGGCGTTGGGCGCGGGGCGATCGATCTGCGGGCGCCCAGGACGGTGCGCGTTGTCGGCGCGGTGATCTCGCGAGACGGATTGGTACTTGCCGCACAGCGGGGAGCCACGCAAAGACTAGCCGGGCTGTGGGAGTTTCCCGGGGGCAAGGTCGAGCTGGGAGAATCGCCCACGCATGCGCTCCGTCGGGAGGTACGTGAGGAACTCAGGTGCGACATCATCGTCGGCGACAGGATAGTCACAACTCGACACTCGTACCCGTTCGGAACGGTCGAGCTCACTACGTTTCATGCAACGGTCGAAGCAGGAGAGCCACGTGCCACAGAACACTCTCAGCTGCGTTGGCTAGGCGCGAGTGAACTTGTTTCGTTGCCGTGGGCGGATGCGGATATGCCCACGGTCCACTTCCTGGCTGCTTCTTGTGATTAG
- a CDS encoding phospholipase D family protein has product MLEPDSRSLLSELLRPPSGFTLSHAVGTTFTLTLEAALAVPLSLAGSGASGDDAPGILSAVRRATDRIDLFAQTGYIGLGTASELVTVLEPMIHPVSMPAGRLFHPKVWFLEFASGDERRYRFVCSSRNLTTDRTWDAVVALDGHPGEAADEANDDMVRMLRWLASGGRTTPQLPGARRARLLRFAESWRSIRWEQPEHVRRFAVHVLGIGGDAPPVLDGIRSLIVSPFVTDSGLARLRARPGRPTTLVSRPEQLDRLAPASFDHLSMYVLDDFVDQALADAGTETETAQATGLVGLHAKIVVHDRAMGGSTVFLGSANATEPAWGSNVEVMVQLDGPTKQLGVDAITQSLAPLLDEYETEGGATASEDEAAERDLDSALRTIATVRLTLRVHPGEPYAASLWAADPVPVVPDGLSLSWRLLTGTDARNGTFPTAADPHLFESLALAEITPFVVVSLTDSGGRLRQSVVIAEIMDDVPGRQDAIVAAHLTQPGAFARFIRLMLQQSGPTGIADASSFSSFRSPFGGGVSEDGSGLLELLVRATATNAGALADIERVLSHLSADERSAALPAGFSEVWASVVAALDGEASRAG; this is encoded by the coding sequence GTGCTTGAACCCGATTCCCGCTCGCTCCTGTCTGAACTTCTGCGACCACCATCGGGCTTCACGCTGTCGCACGCCGTCGGCACGACGTTCACGCTGACGCTGGAGGCAGCGCTCGCCGTACCTCTCTCACTCGCCGGCTCCGGGGCGTCGGGCGACGACGCCCCGGGAATCCTCAGCGCTGTGCGCCGGGCCACCGACCGCATCGACCTGTTCGCCCAGACCGGCTATATCGGGCTCGGCACGGCGAGCGAGCTCGTCACGGTGCTCGAACCCATGATCCACCCGGTGTCGATGCCTGCTGGGCGGCTGTTCCACCCGAAGGTGTGGTTCCTCGAGTTCGCCTCCGGCGACGAACGTCGTTATCGCTTCGTGTGCAGCAGCCGCAACCTCACCACCGACAGGACGTGGGACGCGGTCGTCGCACTCGACGGTCACCCCGGCGAGGCTGCGGATGAGGCCAATGACGACATGGTGCGGATGCTGCGCTGGCTCGCCTCCGGCGGCCGCACGACACCGCAACTACCCGGCGCACGCCGAGCACGCCTCCTGAGATTCGCCGAGTCGTGGCGGTCGATCCGGTGGGAGCAACCGGAGCATGTGCGTCGCTTCGCGGTGCATGTTCTGGGCATCGGAGGCGACGCGCCGCCCGTCCTCGACGGCATCCGCTCCCTGATCGTCTCTCCTTTCGTAACCGACAGCGGCCTGGCTCGCCTGCGCGCCCGCCCCGGTCGCCCCACGACGCTGGTCAGTCGTCCGGAACAGCTCGACCGACTGGCACCGGCCTCGTTTGATCACCTGTCGATGTACGTGCTCGACGACTTCGTCGATCAGGCACTCGCTGACGCCGGGACCGAGACCGAAACGGCACAGGCAACCGGCCTCGTCGGTCTCCACGCGAAGATCGTGGTGCATGACCGCGCGATGGGCGGATCCACTGTCTTCCTCGGCTCGGCGAACGCCACCGAGCCGGCATGGGGTTCGAACGTGGAGGTCATGGTGCAACTCGACGGCCCTACGAAACAGCTGGGAGTCGATGCGATCACACAGTCGCTCGCCCCGTTGCTCGACGAGTACGAGACCGAGGGCGGAGCCACGGCATCCGAAGACGAAGCCGCCGAACGTGACCTCGACAGTGCGCTCCGTACCATCGCCACTGTCCGCCTCACGCTGCGCGTACATCCTGGCGAACCGTACGCTGCGTCGCTCTGGGCCGCCGATCCGGTTCCGGTTGTTCCCGACGGACTCTCACTGTCCTGGCGACTGCTGACGGGAACGGATGCTCGAAACGGCACCTTCCCGACCGCGGCGGACCCTCACCTGTTCGAATCACTTGCCCTCGCAGAGATCACCCCGTTCGTTGTCGTGTCGCTGACGGACTCGGGTGGGCGGCTGCGGCAGAGCGTCGTGATCGCCGAGATCATGGACGACGTGCCCGGCCGTCAGGATGCGATCGTTGCCGCACATCTGACACAGCCCGGTGCGTTCGCTCGGTTCATCCGGTTGATGCTGCAGCAATCGGGGCCGACCGGAATCGCGGACGCTTCGTCCTTCTCGTCGTTCCGGTCGCCGTTCGGAGGCGGCGTGAGCGAAGACGGCTCGGGGCTCTTGGAGCTTCTCGTCCGCGCGACGGCGACAAACGCCGGTGCCCTGGCTGACATCGAGCGCGTGCTCTCTCACCTGTCGGCCGATGAGCGCTCCGCCGCGCTTCCGGCCGGCTTCAGCGAGGTCTGGGCCTCAGTGGTCGCTGCGCTCGATGGGGAGGCGAGTCGTGCGGGTTGA
- a CDS encoding DUF6361 family protein, with translation MASTIGWLDVSADEQRRMRELASLFTLRDSRDELGLGLLRDSIADALFPGTSTLHTRARYLLFVPWCFQHAARAKPDQRWRRLDETERSIIAPLRSSADPSGLLGERAGTALKNLPSSTYWTMLQRYGILAQPTTREDALAASAPTRLIDDDGQTTVSTIWSAPPMPPGFPAEVPDGFSLSHDEAAWLRDRVLEHAHGTLFAHLVQHRPDADSTAPWTDHAARTAPERAAGVLRQAEEFSAVMHGAQLLYNLLLAADALRFGVGDGDLVTHYRDRLDTWAQELTPAAREWRLADLLDVLRSEHEAAPAITPSTRDFIVRWSAHVRDGDPRMLLDDEAAHTLVRQRERIAKGAKARLNNPRRLATWGGASGSARLTFRWATVRGMLDDIHEGLQRA, from the coding sequence ATGGCGTCGACGATCGGATGGCTCGATGTCTCGGCCGACGAACAGAGACGGATGCGCGAGCTCGCCTCCCTCTTCACTCTGCGCGACAGCCGCGACGAGCTCGGCCTTGGACTATTGCGCGACAGCATCGCCGACGCCCTCTTTCCCGGCACGTCGACGCTGCACACCCGGGCGCGATACCTGCTCTTCGTTCCCTGGTGCTTTCAGCATGCAGCTCGCGCGAAACCGGACCAGCGGTGGCGCCGGCTCGACGAAACGGAACGTTCGATCATCGCACCGTTGCGATCGTCTGCTGATCCGTCCGGTCTTCTCGGCGAGCGGGCGGGCACGGCGCTGAAGAACCTTCCCTCGTCGACGTACTGGACGATGCTGCAGCGCTACGGCATCCTGGCGCAGCCGACCACACGAGAAGACGCGCTTGCCGCCTCGGCGCCGACGCGCCTGATCGACGACGACGGGCAGACCACCGTCTCAACGATCTGGTCGGCACCGCCCATGCCTCCTGGCTTCCCAGCGGAGGTCCCCGACGGATTCTCCCTCTCGCACGACGAAGCGGCGTGGCTCCGCGATCGAGTACTGGAACACGCACACGGCACTCTGTTCGCGCATCTTGTGCAGCATCGTCCGGACGCCGACAGCACCGCGCCGTGGACCGACCACGCCGCCCGCACGGCTCCCGAGCGCGCAGCCGGCGTGCTGCGACAGGCCGAGGAATTCTCCGCTGTGATGCACGGCGCGCAGTTGCTCTACAACCTACTGCTCGCCGCGGACGCACTCCGCTTCGGCGTCGGCGACGGCGACCTCGTCACCCATTACCGCGACCGCCTCGATACCTGGGCGCAGGAGCTGACGCCTGCGGCCCGAGAGTGGCGGTTGGCCGACCTGCTCGACGTCTTGCGGAGTGAACACGAAGCCGCCCCGGCGATCACCCCGAGCACACGCGACTTCATCGTCCGTTGGTCGGCCCATGTCCGTGACGGAGACCCCCGGATGCTTCTCGACGACGAGGCCGCGCACACCCTCGTGCGACAGAGGGAGCGCATCGCGAAAGGTGCCAAGGCGCGGCTGAACAACCCGCGCCGACTGGCGACGTGGGGCGGCGCGTCCGGTAGTGCGCGACTCACCTTCCGCTGGGCGACGGTGCGAGGCATGCTCGACGACATCCATGAGGGGTTGCAGCGTGCTTGA
- a CDS encoding HNH endonuclease, with the protein MTYLSLFAMPKPVRITGRSSSITNSFVNGVIPVVPPTEEEVREALEILGMLDGIACAYCGDTSTEWDHLRPLVDMQRPTGYISEIHNLVPACGKCNQSKGNKNWLTWMRSTAPLSPTARRIADIEQRIERLQEYERRGCPTRIDFESAVGVELWERHWAHHRRILDLMREAEADAQDIRLRVREAYEAQQATD; encoded by the coding sequence ATGACGTACCTGAGTCTGTTCGCGATGCCGAAGCCCGTGCGCATCACCGGACGCAGCTCGAGCATCACGAACTCATTCGTGAACGGCGTGATCCCCGTGGTGCCTCCCACGGAGGAAGAGGTGCGGGAGGCTCTCGAGATCCTGGGGATGCTTGACGGCATCGCGTGCGCATACTGCGGCGACACCAGCACCGAGTGGGATCACCTCAGGCCCCTCGTCGACATGCAACGCCCGACCGGATACATCTCCGAGATCCACAACCTCGTGCCCGCATGCGGCAAATGCAACCAGAGCAAGGGCAACAAGAACTGGCTCACCTGGATGCGCAGCACCGCACCACTCTCACCGACGGCACGCCGCATCGCCGATATCGAACAGCGGATCGAACGACTGCAGGAGTACGAACGGCGAGGATGCCCGACGCGTATCGACTTCGAGTCAGCGGTCGGCGTCGAGCTGTGGGAACGACATTGGGCACACCATCGTCGCATTCTCGACCTGATGCGCGAGGCGGAGGCGGATGCTCAGGACATCCGGCTCCGCGTGCGTGAGGCCTACGAGGCCCAACAGGCGACGGACTGA
- a CDS encoding MFS transporter → MTTTQPVTVPAAVLDAPRRRSGAAFVLAVVAQITMMVGASAPSPFYPVLAHDIGFGPVVISAVFAVYAVALLLTLLTAGSLSDHIGRRPVAFVGFLLLAGSMVLFWHADSVVVLVLARALQGIASGLLISALSAAVLDLAPAGRERVAALWNALTPGIGLALGALVSAVVLDTTGEPLLDVFAPLTVAYVALAVLFLLAPETAPRRPGALASLSFRLSLPTGIRRDFLHASPAVIAGWATGGLFLSLGANIVRGELGGQAHVWQGLPVTVLAGVGAITALLIRRRSARTSVLFGTAALGVGTLLSLIALGVQSLPFYLVAAAVTGMGFGTAFSGVVASLAPRIPPTERADAFAVIYLLAYLAFGVPSVIAGALVSVVGLGAVCVGYGVVVILLALVAFALRVRRAD, encoded by the coding sequence ATGACCACCACTCAACCCGTCACCGTGCCGGCCGCCGTTCTGGACGCTCCGCGCCGTCGATCCGGCGCCGCCTTCGTCCTCGCGGTCGTCGCCCAGATCACGATGATGGTCGGAGCGAGCGCCCCGTCGCCCTTCTACCCGGTGCTGGCACACGACATCGGGTTCGGCCCGGTCGTGATCAGCGCCGTGTTCGCGGTGTACGCGGTGGCGCTCCTACTGACCCTGCTGACGGCGGGATCTCTGTCTGACCACATCGGCCGACGACCCGTCGCCTTCGTCGGGTTCCTGCTGCTGGCCGGCAGCATGGTGCTGTTCTGGCACGCGGACTCCGTGGTGGTTCTCGTGCTCGCGCGGGCTCTTCAGGGCATCGCGAGCGGTCTGCTCATCTCGGCGCTCTCGGCCGCGGTGCTCGACCTGGCTCCCGCCGGGCGGGAGCGAGTGGCCGCGCTGTGGAACGCGCTGACCCCCGGCATCGGCCTGGCGCTCGGGGCGCTCGTCTCCGCAGTGGTGCTCGATACGACCGGTGAGCCGCTGCTCGACGTGTTCGCCCCGCTGACCGTCGCGTACGTCGCACTGGCCGTGCTCTTCCTCCTCGCGCCCGAGACCGCACCTCGGCGTCCCGGTGCGTTGGCGTCGCTCAGTTTCCGCCTGTCGCTGCCCACCGGCATCCGTCGCGACTTCCTGCATGCGTCGCCGGCCGTCATCGCGGGCTGGGCGACCGGCGGACTCTTCCTGTCGCTGGGTGCGAACATCGTGCGCGGCGAGCTCGGCGGCCAGGCGCACGTGTGGCAGGGACTGCCGGTCACCGTGCTCGCCGGGGTCGGAGCCATCACCGCACTGCTCATACGCCGTCGCAGCGCGCGCACCAGCGTGCTGTTCGGCACGGCCGCTCTCGGCGTCGGAACGCTGCTCTCACTCATCGCCCTCGGCGTGCAGTCGCTTCCGTTCTACCTCGTCGCCGCGGCCGTCACCGGTATGGGATTCGGCACCGCGTTCTCGGGCGTCGTGGCCTCTCTCGCCCCGCGCATCCCTCCGACGGAGAGGGCGGATGCTTTCGCCGTGATCTACCTGCTGGCCTACCTCGCCTTCGGCGTGCCCTCGGTGATCGCCGGAGCGCTCGTAAGCGTCGTCGGGCTGGGCGCCGTGTGCGTGGGCTACGGCGTGGTGGTGATCCTGCTGGCGCTGGTGGCGTTCGCGCTGCGGGTGCGGCGAGCGGACTGA
- a CDS encoding ArsR/SmtB family transcription factor, whose translation MAGDLPHPERFEIQLTDVLFALSDPERLAIARQLADGPLDMAACHATDPNLPKSTKSHFMKVLREAGVIRNEPNGRRRMLTLRRDDLDARFPGLLDSVLNA comes from the coding sequence ATGGCTGGTGACCTGCCTCATCCTGAGCGCTTCGAGATACAGCTCACCGACGTGCTCTTCGCGCTGAGCGACCCCGAGCGCCTGGCGATCGCGCGGCAGCTCGCCGACGGTCCGCTCGACATGGCCGCCTGCCACGCGACCGACCCGAACCTCCCGAAGTCGACGAAGTCGCACTTCATGAAGGTGCTCCGCGAAGCGGGCGTCATCCGCAACGAGCCCAACGGCCGCCGGCGGATGCTGACCCTGCGCCGCGACGACCTCGACGCGCGCTTCCCGGGCCTGCTGGATTCGGTGCTGAACGCCTGA
- a CDS encoding helix-turn-helix domain-containing protein produces MVRMPLTPADVERGERLGAILRRARGGRSMLSVALDAGISPETLRKIESGRVATPSFSTIAAIAGVLGLSLDEVWAEVGTDAAGRVAS; encoded by the coding sequence ATGGTCCGGATGCCGCTCACCCCCGCCGACGTCGAACGCGGCGAGCGCCTCGGAGCGATTCTGCGCCGCGCGCGAGGCGGGCGATCGATGCTGAGCGTCGCCCTCGACGCCGGCATATCGCCGGAGACGCTGCGCAAGATCGAGTCGGGTCGCGTCGCGACGCCGTCGTTCTCGACGATCGCCGCGATCGCCGGGGTGCTGGGCCTGTCACTCGACGAGGTCTGGGCCGAGGTCGGAACGGATGCCGCGGGGCGCGTCGCCTCGTAA
- the map gene encoding type I methionyl aminopeptidase: MIEILTSDELVRARQAGALVGTILHTLKERTRPGVNLLDLDRWAQELIADAGGQSCYVDYAPSFGRGPFGHYICTAVNDAVLHGMPHDFALADGDLLTLDLAVSLHGIAADAAISFVVGEAASAADLAMIDATERALAAAIAVARPGARTGDLSHAIGSVLRDAGYPINLEFGGHGIGSTMHQDPHISNDGRPGRGYQLRPGLLLALEPWVMADTDDLLTDPDDGWTLRSATGCRTAHSEHTIAITETGAEILTLAR, translated from the coding sequence ATGATCGAGATCCTCACGAGCGACGAGTTGGTGCGAGCCCGGCAGGCAGGCGCTCTCGTCGGCACCATCCTGCACACCCTCAAAGAGCGCACCAGGCCCGGCGTGAACCTCCTCGACCTCGATCGTTGGGCGCAAGAGCTCATCGCGGATGCCGGTGGGCAGTCCTGCTACGTCGACTACGCTCCCTCGTTCGGCCGCGGTCCCTTCGGTCACTACATCTGCACGGCCGTGAATGACGCGGTGCTGCACGGCATGCCCCATGACTTCGCGCTCGCCGACGGCGACCTCCTCACCCTCGACCTCGCCGTCTCGCTGCACGGAATCGCCGCAGACGCCGCCATCAGCTTCGTCGTGGGGGAGGCGGCATCCGCGGCCGACCTCGCCATGATCGATGCGACCGAGCGGGCTCTCGCCGCCGCCATCGCCGTCGCACGGCCCGGCGCGCGCACCGGCGACCTCTCCCACGCCATCGGCTCGGTGCTGCGCGACGCCGGCTACCCGATCAACCTCGAGTTCGGCGGCCACGGCATCGGGTCGACCATGCACCAGGACCCCCACATCTCCAACGACGGACGCCCCGGGCGCGGCTACCAGCTGCGTCCAGGCTTGCTCCTCGCGCTCGAACCGTGGGTCATGGCCGACACCGACGATCTCCTCACCGATCCCGATGACGGCTGGACGCTCCGAAGCGCCACCGGATGCCGCACCGCACACTCCGAACACACCATCGCGATCACGGAGACCGGCGCAGAGATCCTCACTCTGGCGCGGTGA